In a single window of the Ruminococcus albus 7 = DSM 20455 genome:
- a CDS encoding type II secretion system F family protein — translation MKNYSYVAKDTTGKTIKGTYEADSEQELLEKIYEQGLFCVSYSEALGGGRKTAHRFNTAELAYCCRQLSAMMSSGLTIVKALDILYKEEENKGAKEVWKQVYEEVQKGESFSGALDAKRGCFPDFFISMVDAGEISGSLDITMKRLQEYYANTNKLNNKVKGAMIYPCVLLVLVIAVVILMSVKILPIFRSMMPEEKMNVLQKALFGFSDFVINKWYALLIGVVVVIGVIVYALKVESVRLKFDQAKLKMPLIGPLMVKIAEGRFSRTLSSLYSSGIPMVDCLERSSRILNNTYIDKMFVQVVDEVKQGSPVSTALSKTEIFEGMFCSIIYVGEESGALDDILEKTADFYEEEADSAVTRLVGLMEPLMIIVLGVGIGLVLAAVFPMLYGGIAEMEKE, via the coding sequence ATGAAAAATTATAGCTACGTCGCTAAGGATACCACGGGTAAGACCATTAAAGGTACCTACGAGGCTGACAGCGAGCAGGAACTGCTTGAAAAGATCTATGAGCAGGGTCTGTTCTGTGTAAGCTATAGTGAAGCTCTGGGCGGAGGAAGGAAAACTGCTCACAGATTCAACACGGCTGAACTGGCGTATTGCTGCCGACAGCTGTCGGCAATGATGTCGTCGGGACTGACGATTGTCAAGGCGCTCGATATCCTTTATAAAGAGGAAGAAAACAAGGGCGCAAAGGAAGTCTGGAAACAGGTTTATGAGGAAGTTCAGAAGGGCGAAAGCTTTTCGGGTGCGCTGGATGCTAAGCGAGGCTGTTTCCCTGATTTCTTCATATCTATGGTAGACGCAGGCGAGATATCAGGTTCGCTTGATATCACCATGAAAAGGCTTCAGGAGTATTATGCAAACACAAACAAGCTGAACAATAAGGTCAAGGGTGCAATGATCTATCCTTGCGTACTGCTTGTACTGGTCATCGCGGTTGTTATACTGATGAGCGTAAAGATCCTGCCTATATTCAGGAGTATGATGCCTGAAGAAAAGATGAACGTGCTCCAGAAAGCACTGTTCGGATTCAGTGACTTCGTCATCAATAAGTGGTATGCTCTTCTGATAGGTGTTGTTGTAGTGATCGGCGTTATCGTGTATGCACTGAAGGTCGAATCGGTAAGGCTGAAATTCGATCAGGCAAAGTTGAAAATGCCGCTTATCGGACCTCTTATGGTAAAGATAGCAGAAGGTCGTTTCTCGAGAACTCTTTCTTCTCTTTACTCCAGCGGTATACCGATGGTAGACTGCCTTGAGAGATCTTCGAGGATACTTAACAATACTTACATCGATAAGATGTTCGTTCAGGTCGTAGACGAAGTAAAGCAGGGTTCTCCTGTATCTACTGCTCTTTCAAAGACAGAGATATTTGAAGGTATGTTCTGCTCGATCATCTACGTTGGTGAAGAGTCCGGTGCGCTGGATGATATTCTTGAAAAGACTGCGGACTTCTACGAAGAAGAAGCCGATTCCGCTGTAACTCGACTGGTAGGACTGATGGAACCTTTGATGATCATCGTTCTCGGTGTCGGCATCGGTCTTGTGCTTGCTGCTGTATTCCCAATGCTCTATGGTGGTATCGCAGAAATGGAAAAGGAATAA
- the pilM gene encoding pilus assembly protein PilM, with product MLSFDFSDRQINIVKGDNTASRIRIDNSATVQVPGDMIVNGEVIQLSGLSELLLTTLRSEQMMDRDAVVTFSSSSIVFKELIVPKAKGSEFLQMVQNHMSQEMGISNEYSISYTVVGEAGEQNPGSLKVLATACPSSIVEGFKKLFAVMNINLRSVNISCNSISRIVLSDKSNADKMPLLVCQLDNNFLGLTLFENGQMAFARYVPISPDEYDADDYVLEALNENIFRMEQFNKARGGNGLSNVILYGFIEDYKKIVDALDGLDIRASVLGTPSQITGYENFEFTVFANAIGALYRRNKQTERINLLEVDHSNNKDSSAGLSSMLTTAGILSAASAILIAAITGFIAVQVKNVDNEKAGIDAEIKEEEKTKAANQILHNRLELINKYKNFVQTVQLDIDTLPVMKKEKVDKIQEVIEKDKITYGGMTYDLDNGSIVISQLTVEEQEKAQDVPKKFVDDLKKLDFVAEVVYSGYTGTGKKDNPVVINDITVILEKEGE from the coding sequence ATGCTATCATTCGATTTTTCTGATAGGCAGATCAATATCGTAAAAGGTGATAACACAGCAAGCAGGATCCGAATCGATAATTCGGCAACTGTTCAGGTACCCGGTGACATGATCGTTAACGGTGAAGTTATCCAGCTTTCAGGTCTGTCAGAGCTGCTGCTCACAACGCTGAGATCAGAGCAGATGATGGACAGGGACGCAGTTGTAACATTCTCGTCCAGCAGTATTGTATTTAAGGAACTTATCGTACCTAAGGCTAAGGGCAGTGAATTCCTGCAGATGGTACAGAATCATATGAGTCAGGAAATGGGTATCTCCAATGAGTATTCCATTTCATATACAGTAGTAGGTGAAGCAGGTGAGCAGAATCCAGGCTCACTGAAGGTACTGGCTACTGCCTGCCCCAGCTCCATAGTTGAAGGCTTCAAAAAGCTCTTCGCTGTAATGAACATAAACCTCAGATCAGTAAATATCAGCTGCAATTCTATTTCAAGAATCGTTCTGAGCGATAAGTCCAATGCTGATAAGATGCCTCTGCTGGTGTGCCAGCTGGATAATAACTTCCTGGGTCTGACACTGTTTGAAAACGGACAGATGGCATTCGCAAGATACGTACCGATCTCACCCGATGAGTACGATGCTGATGACTACGTTCTGGAAGCTCTGAACGAGAATATATTCAGAATGGAGCAGTTCAACAAGGCAAGAGGCGGTAACGGTCTGTCAAACGTTATCCTTTACGGCTTTATCGAGGATTACAAGAAGATCGTTGATGCACTGGATGGTTTGGATATCAGAGCTTCCGTTCTGGGAACACCTTCTCAGATAACAGGCTATGAGAACTTCGAGTTCACCGTATTTGCAAACGCTATCGGTGCTCTGTACAGAAGAAACAAGCAGACAGAAAGGATCAATCTCCTTGAAGTTGATCACTCCAATAATAAGGATTCTTCTGCAGGTCTGAGCTCGATGCTGACTACAGCAGGTATCCTGTCTGCTGCTTCTGCTATACTTATCGCAGCGATCACCGGTTTCATCGCTGTTCAGGTAAAGAATGTTGATAATGAAAAAGCTGGGATCGATGCTGAGATAAAGGAAGAAGAAAAGACCAAGGCTGCTAACCAGATACTTCATAACAGACTGGAACTTATAAACAAGTATAAGAACTTTGTTCAAACAGTTCAGCTGGATATCGACACTCTCCCTGTAATGAAGAAAGAAAAGGTCGATAAGATACAGGAAGTGATCGAAAAGGATAAGATCACATACGGTGGTATGACTTATGACCTTGACAATGGTTCGATAGTTATTTCTCAGTTAACTGTAGAAGAGCAGGAAAAAGCACAGGATGTGCCCAAAAAGTTCGTTGATGATCTTAAGAAACTTGATTTTGTTGCAGAGGTCGTATATAGCGGCTATACGGGAACAGGCAAAAAAGACAATCCTGTTGTTATTAATGATATTACTGTTATTTTAGAGAAAGAGGGTGAGTGA